One Heptranchias perlo isolate sHepPer1 chromosome 31, sHepPer1.hap1, whole genome shotgun sequence DNA segment encodes these proteins:
- the LOC137300665 gene encoding torsin-1A-like produces MAKQDSSWIPVLCLGGMMTLIAIIVKSYFSGECCDDNWISLDVKGLEKDLKTKLFGQHIASEVILKAIKGSLIAPVPKKSLTMSLHGNSGTGKNLASQLIAANLYKDGMNSQYVHVFISTHHFPHPKLIDQYQNELRTWIHGNVTICPRSMFIFDEMDKMHPGLINAIKPFLDYTSDVDKVDYRKTIFIFLSNTGGEKINEKTLSVLMNGMERESIQLNHLEEELSLTVFNKNDSGFWHTNLIETNLIDHFIPFLPLEYKHVVSCVKAEIASRGLKDNEKIVTKIASKMVYYPKEEKVLSVKGCKTVASKVNLYF; encoded by the exons ATGGCAAAACAGGATAGTTCATGGATTCCCGTATTGTGCTTAGGAGGGATGATGACACTCATAGCAATTATCGTCAAATCCTACTTCAGCGGTGAATGTTGTGATGATAATTGGATATCATTGGATGTAAAAG GATTAGAGAAAGACCTTAAGACCAAACTGTTTGGACAGCACATTGCAAGTGAAGTGATCCTCAAAGCTATTAAAGGTTCTTTAATAGCCCCTGTTCCCAAGAAATCCCTCACCATGTCTCTACACGGTAACAGTGGCACTGGCAAAAACCTTGCCAGTCAACTGATAGCAGCGAACCTTTATAAAGATGGAATGAACAGCCAGTATGTTCATGTATTCATATCTACCCATCATTTCCCTCATCCTAAACTCATTGACCAGTATCAG AATGAGCTGCGAACGTGGATTCATGGAAATGTTACGATATGTCCGAGATCGATGTTTATCTTTGATGAAATGGACAAAATGCATCCAGGCCTCATCAATGCTATCAAACCTTTCTTGGACTACACCAGTGATGTCGACAAGGTGGATTATCGAAAAACAATATTCATCTTCCTGAG CAATACTGGTGgcgaaaagataaatgaaaagacCTTAAGTGTTTTGATGAATGGAATGGAAAGGGAGAGCATTCAGCTGAATCACCTGGAGGAGGAACTCTCCCTGACGGTTTTCAACAAGAACGATA GTGGGTTCTGGCACACTAACCTCATTGAAACAAACTTGATTGATCATTTTATTCCCTTTCTACCCCTGGAGTATAAACATGTTGTGTCATGTGTGAAAGCTGAAATTGCATCCAGAGGTTTAAAGGACAATGAGAAAATTGTCACCAAAATAGCAAGCAAAATGGTTTACTACCCAAAGGAGGAAAAGGTATTGTCGGTGAAAGGCTGCAAGACTGTGGCCTCGAAAGTGAATTTGTATTTCTAA